ACTTGTGGACTTACTTACCTTCACCCTCACGAAAGCTACGCGCACGAAGCGAAAGATCCCTAGAAACACCCACGGATAGACGGAGGAAAGCATCCTCATCTATACACAGTCACCCTTGATCTGGCACGGCCCTCAATCACACCCTCCCTCTtacgcctctccctctttgtgttCTTTGGCGCAcgttttctttgttttcgtttgttttcttccGCTTCACCGCCTTCTTCGTCTCTGCTCCGCGTGCTttgcttttctgtttctctttttctccccctctctctctgtgtgtttccTTCTGCGTGCTCTCCCTCTATCATCTCTAAAGGGACATTTTCTTGGCTCTTCTGTCTCCATCGCTATTTGGTTTTCACTCCCCTTTTTTGCCTCGTTCGCCTCCTCTGGCACTCCCCCTGGTCCCTCTTCCAACCTATCAGAACTCACGCATCTACCcgtttctccttctcctacGCAGGCTCATACTCACCCAGCACTGCATCAGAGGCTGGCTGGTGAGGAGTGCACATAGAGAGTGCTGTGATTGAAGCTCCAGTAGCCATtagcaccgctgccagcaCCCGGCCAGAACGACAGCAACTTCTTTACTTTGTCGCCTTCCGTGCTAACACGCGTACTTCGCTCCACCGGAGGCAGAATCGGCCTCCTCCTGGCCTTTGTGAAGCacatctcttcttctctgtgtccGCGGTCGTGTGTGCTGTACGAACGAGGGTAACTCGAACACAGTGCACGGCCCCCAAATGTCTGGCGTGGATGCTCATGGCAAGGCCATGGGGGAGGCGCAGTCGGATAGGCCGGTGAGCTCTTCATCACTCACCGCAGCATCTCGAGCTACTCCTAAcccgacagcagcagacactggcactgctgcccaTGCCGGTGGCTCCCCCGTGGATAATGAGACGGACGAACATGTGCCACCGGTTATTGCGCACGTCCGGAAGAACTTCGGTGTACTCGCCCCAACCATTGAGCCCTTCATCTACCGTAGCGGTTGCCTGAACAAATCAGTAGTTGATGTGTACAACAACCTGTCGCGCAACTACATTGCCATTGTAGACGCTGCCTTAAAGCAGGTAGGGTTTGAGGAGTTTTCGATGCAGATGCAGATAATGCTGACCCAGATCCTCTCTGAGGAGTTCGGCGAAGATACGGAGTATCTTGTCAACACCATCCTCACCTACACCGGCGCCGACTCCCTGTTCGTCTCCCTTCTTTCCAAATCTATGTTGGACCAGGTCATCACGTACGCACAATCGATCATGAGCGGTAGCATGTACGGCATGGGCTACAACATGCAGggcggtggagggggtggtggtggtggtcgcggtGCTGAGGGTGCCAGTAATAGCTACTACCGTGGCGCACAACAGCGCCACGGATACCGCAGTGTCGGCGAAAATGGGTCGCCGCACGATCCTCGCGGCAActctgtcaccgccagctcTCCGCATCACGACGGGGCCGCACAACAGAAGCcgtaccgcagcagcggcctcgcCCCCCAGCCCAGCGACCCAGGCAGGGAGCGTAGCAGCGATGATTTACGCGCCAATAGCGATGTACTTTTTCAACGCGAGGAGAGTCGAGAATGGGGTGCCGGTTCAGGGCCGCATCGCGGCGCTACCGCGATGGGAGGCGTCCACGTAGATTCTGGTGCTGCTCCCCGGGGGGTCGGTGCCGCCCTGATGAGTGGGATGGGCGCAGGTGCAACCGGTCGCACAGAGGTGTCTGTGAATAAGTCCATGAGCGACACTGTATCGGGTGCAGGAGTGATATCGCGTCACCCGCACCATcatctttcctcttctgctgccgcctccgtgACATCCTCGAAGTCGCCGTCGATGGAGCGAGGTGCAATGAATGTAATACCCCAGCACAACCTTCTGATGCCGCGAATGTCACCGGCGAGCAACCAGCCGCGCGTGCCCACGCCAGGGGCGCCTAACGTGTCGCAGCCCACCACAGTTTCCCCGATGCCGACGATAGGACGTGGTGGGCCGGGGATCCCGatgcaccaccatcaccaccacctcggcaTTGGCGCAATGGCAACCAACAGTGCCCCCGCCAGTGACTGGGCTGGCAGCAACACGGCATCTGGGTCCACATCAAATATCAACCCCACCGGGCAGCACACCCTAACCCCACCGTCATCGCAGTCCGCAtccatgcagcagcaccaaacGCAGCAGATACAGCAGCAATCCCAGCAACAGTCGCAGGCGCGTACCATGAACATTCCCGCCCCATTGAGTGTGCAGCGTCGTACTGAAAAGAACGCGGTAgtagcaacagcagcagcagcagcagccaccccggctgctgctgcatcctcctcggcagccaCGGCACCCGCCAACGGCAGCGCGCCTGCCAACTCGACTAGTACCAATAGTAATAGCGCTGTTGCGGAGGCAGGAGTCGCTCTGCGCACCATTTCCGCGACTCTTGGCGGAAACGCGAACGTTCCGGCGCCGCGCGGGGCACAATCGCTCGCCCATCACCAGCACCACAtacccctctctcaccaccatcaccatcatcaccacTTCGCCGCGCCCCCACCTGCGGTCacggcagctgtgcagctgccgtccGCTACGCAGTCGCAACCATTCACCGAGGAGCGggttgcagctgcttctgccCGCTCGACAAGCTC
This DNA window, taken from Leishmania panamensis strain MHOM/PA/94/PSC-1 chromosome 34 sequence, encodes the following:
- a CDS encoding hypothetical protein (TriTrypDB/GeneDB-style sysID: LpmP.34.4790) encodes the protein MSGVDAHGKAMGEAQSDRPVSSSSLTAASRATPNPTAADTGTAAHAGGSPVDNETDEHVPPVIAHVRKNFGVLAPTIEPFIYRSGCLNKSVVDVYNNLSRNYIAIVDAALKQVGFEEFSMQMQIMLTQILSEEFGEDTEYLVNTILTYTGADSLFVSLLSKSMLDQVITYAQSIMSGSMYGMGYNMQGGGGGGGGGRGAEGASNSYYRGAQQRHGYRSVGENGSPHDPRGNSVTASSPHHDGAAQQKPYRSSGLAPQPSDPGRERSSDDLRANSDVLFQREESREWGAGSGPHRGATAMGGVHVDSGAAPRGVGAALMSGMGAGATGRTEVSVNKSMSDTVSGAGVISRHPHHHLSSSAAASVTSSKSPSMERGAMNVIPQHNLLMPRMSPASNQPRVPTPGAPNVSQPTTVSPMPTIGRGGPGIPMHHHHHHLGIGAMATNSAPASDWAGSNTASGSTSNINPTGQHTLTPPSSQSASMQQHQTQQIQQQSQQQSQARTMNIPAPLSVQRRTEKNAVVATAAAAAATPAAAASSSAATAPANGSAPANSTSTNSNSAVAEAGVALRTISATLGGNANVPAPRGAQSLAHHQHHIPLSHHHHHHHHFAAPPPAVTAAVQLPSATQSQPFTEERVAAASARSTSSPAPEVSLPAARTCSSTPASVTSAPAATNAPTTCAPPPALRGVGRIPIHHHHHHIHVMVNKVEVSSSLPQRLPQQMPVAPQLQLQSHPPQRVATLIDGHEQQQQQERTNAANGRWPNHKEELRGMLLTARVSESAITHLLTDVNIEELRGLKYVDFEKKLRGGIPLMLDRQRIRQVLFSSVAVPGQSSDSDEPAMRFHRKNTTSEVGAEEEAGGPGLPRRPAVTSSGAQSPVTPYQSLPMSKAGVQVPQPRTKMQQQQQQTLQSINGGNTATSPADASFSSPEKETEKRESGTKTGSTTTTSGAPTSPVRGPTPAPSPNSSYSPSTRNEETEDNREEEQRRGSGRRGGKRGGLGRGGFGPSRVCRFFGTAEGCQYGDKCHYVHSK